One Caldalkalibacillus uzonensis DNA window includes the following coding sequences:
- the spoIIAA gene encoding anti-sigma F factor antagonist: MALHVELSTKEDVLIIRLAGELDHHTAEQLRRKAEQKLSEENINHILLNLADLTFMDSSGLGVILGRYKQISQQGGQMIVCAISPTIYRLFELSGMFKILKFVDSEEQALETLGVA, translated from the coding sequence GTGGCCTTACACGTCGAGTTAAGCACCAAAGAAGATGTGTTGATTATCCGCCTGGCCGGTGAGCTGGATCATCATACGGCCGAACAACTGCGCAGGAAAGCGGAACAAAAACTGAGCGAAGAAAACATCAACCATATTCTCTTGAACTTGGCTGATCTGACCTTTATGGACAGTTCCGGTCTGGGGGTTATCCTGGGACGATATAAGCAAATTTCCCAACAAGGTGGTCAAATGATTGTTTGTGCCATTTCCCCAACCATCTATCGTCTGTTCGAGTTGTCGGGGATGTTCAAAATCCTAAAGTTTGTTGACTCGGAAGAGCAGGCTCTAGAAACGTTGGGGGTGGCATAA
- the spoIIAB gene encoding anti-sigma F factor: protein MTFHNKMELRFKAKSENEAFARVTVASFVSQLDPDLEQLTEIKTVVSEAVTNAIIHGYEENEEGWVFLSAEINDNEVTIIIRDEGQGIKDIEQARQPLFTTKPEMERSGMGFTIMENFMDHVEVTSEEGKGTTVKLVKKLITNPNQALCN, encoded by the coding sequence ATGACTTTTCATAATAAAATGGAACTCCGTTTTAAAGCCAAAAGTGAAAACGAAGCGTTTGCCCGGGTGACGGTTGCTTCGTTTGTCTCTCAGTTGGATCCCGATCTGGAACAACTAACTGAAATTAAAACAGTGGTTTCAGAGGCTGTGACCAATGCCATTATTCATGGCTACGAGGAGAATGAGGAAGGCTGGGTCTTTCTTTCTGCCGAAATCAACGATAATGAAGTCACCATCATCATCAGGGACGAAGGGCAAGGGATTAAGGACATCGAACAAGCCAGACAGCCGTTGTTTACCACCAAGCCGGAAATGGAACGGTCGGGGATGGGCTTTACCATTATGGAGAACTTTATGGATCACGTGGAAGTCACCAGTGAAGAGGGAAAAGGGACAACGGTCAAACTGGTCAAAAAATTGATCACCAACCCGAACCAAGCCTTATGTAATTAA
- the sigF gene encoding RNA polymerase sporulation sigma factor SigF — MDLDVKQWNRSQEYLDDEQIRALIHQSQQGDTEARDCLVQSNTRLVWSVVQRFLNRGYEAEDLFQIGCIGLLKSIDKFDLSYDVKFSTYAVPMIIGEIQRFLRDDGSVKVSRSLKETANRIRRKKDELTKELGRQPRVSEIAEALDISPEEVVFAQEAMREPASIHETVYENDGDPITLMDQISDDNDQKWFDQLALKEAMTTLSERERLIVYLRYYKDQTQSEVAERLGISQVQVSRLEKKILQQIKEYMSG; from the coding sequence ATGGATTTGGATGTGAAACAGTGGAACCGTTCACAAGAATATTTGGATGATGAGCAAATCAGAGCACTGATACACCAAAGCCAACAGGGTGATACAGAAGCCAGAGACTGTCTGGTTCAAAGTAACACCCGATTGGTTTGGTCCGTTGTCCAACGCTTTTTAAATCGCGGTTATGAAGCTGAGGACTTGTTTCAAATCGGGTGTATCGGCTTGCTCAAATCCATTGATAAATTTGATTTAAGTTACGATGTCAAATTCTCCACCTATGCGGTGCCGATGATTATTGGGGAGATTCAACGCTTCCTAAGGGATGACGGTTCTGTGAAGGTGAGCCGTTCATTAAAGGAGACGGCTAACCGGATCCGGCGCAAAAAAGATGAATTAACCAAGGAGCTTGGCCGCCAGCCACGAGTCAGTGAAATTGCTGAGGCTTTAGACATTTCACCGGAAGAAGTGGTCTTTGCTCAGGAAGCGATGAGAGAGCCAGCCTCTATCCATGAAACGGTTTATGAAAATGATGGAGATCCAATTACGTTGATGGATCAGATATCCGATGACAATGATCAAAAGTGGTTTGACCAGTTGGCCCTGAAGGAAGCCATGACGACGCTGTCGGAACGGGAGAGACTGATTGTTTACCTGCGCTATTACAAGGACCAGACCCAGTCCGAAGTGGCTGAACGCCTGGGAATCTCCCAGGTGCAAGTGTCACGGCTGGAAAAAAAGATTCTCCAGCAGATCAAAGAATATATGAGCGGCTGA
- a CDS encoding stage V sporulation protein AA has product MASNERLYIRLRHRVQVQPKQHVYFGDVAQYIVAPDLEQRLRQILIHTVTPEDKHLIVIDVMKVIERLREAVPHLEVEILGPNQTILEIVYPQKSPKFVLVLFVWILLFIGSGLAIMNFHEDVSMLAVHQRIYKMITGMEEPHPLWLQIPYSLGIGIGMILFFNHVFKKRLNEEPSPLEVEMFNYQQSLDQYVVMHENKEVEKKLNDNT; this is encoded by the coding sequence ATGGCCAGCAATGAGCGCCTTTACATACGCTTACGCCATCGTGTTCAGGTACAGCCCAAGCAGCACGTCTATTTTGGGGATGTTGCCCAGTATATTGTTGCGCCGGACCTTGAACAGAGATTAAGACAGATTCTTATACACACCGTAACCCCGGAGGACAAACATCTCATTGTGATTGATGTGATGAAAGTGATTGAACGTTTGCGGGAGGCCGTTCCACATCTGGAAGTGGAGATTTTGGGTCCCAACCAAACCATTTTGGAAATCGTCTATCCCCAAAAATCTCCCAAGTTTGTGCTTGTGTTATTTGTCTGGATCTTACTTTTTATCGGTTCAGGTTTAGCGATCATGAATTTTCACGAAGATGTGAGTATGTTGGCTGTCCATCAGCGTATCTACAAGATGATCACAGGAATGGAAGAACCACATCCCTTGTGGCTGCAAATTCCCTATTCCCTTGGGATCGGCATTGGCATGATTTTATTTTTTAACCATGTATTCAAAAAGCGGCTCAATGAAGAGCCAAGTCCACTGGAAGTTGAAATGTTTAATTATCAGCAAAGTCTTGACCAGTATGTTGTCATGCATGAAAACAAGGAGGTTGAAAAGAAATTGAATGACAATACTTAA
- a CDS encoding stage V sporulation protein AB: protein MTILKALLLILIGLSGGLAVGAGLVAFLTVLGIVPRLAQITKTHAFIHLYQSGIIAGAVFWSWIGLREAELYLVKDVVLVYGLLAGMFVGLLAAALTEVLNVLPILAKRIHMVDKLVWLLMAMVLGKVLGSLFHWMFFAPFS, encoded by the coding sequence ATGACAATACTTAAAGCACTGTTGCTTATTTTAATTGGCCTTTCTGGAGGATTGGCGGTTGGGGCAGGGCTGGTGGCTTTTTTAACTGTGTTGGGGATCGTCCCCCGCCTGGCTCAAATCACCAAAACCCATGCCTTTATCCATTTGTATCAAAGTGGCATTATTGCCGGAGCTGTTTTTTGGTCCTGGATAGGTTTAAGGGAAGCAGAGCTGTACCTAGTTAAAGATGTCGTGCTTGTATACGGGTTGTTGGCCGGCATGTTCGTCGGTTTGCTCGCAGCAGCTTTAACAGAGGTGCTTAATGTATTGCCCATTTTGGCCAAGCGGATTCACATGGTGGACAAATTGGTGTGGTTATTGATGGCCATGGTGTTGGGGAAAGTACTGGGATCCCTGTTTCACTGGATGTTTTTCGCCCCGTTCTCATAA
- a CDS encoding stage V sporulation protein AE produces the protein MNNKDRDMVRRHIIIITDGDDVARQVLQQVAKDIGGRCITRSAGNPTPLSGEEIVDLILQAKQEPVLVMFDDNGKAGYGSGESAMLQVAMHPSIEVLGVIAVASNTARTKCAHADVVIDAEGRIVEQGVDKDGDVLPSREKCIFGDTVETLDQLHIPIIVGIGDIGKMKGRDHIRYGAPVTHKAVEIILERSGCHGQANGKENN, from the coding sequence ATGAACAATAAGGACCGGGACATGGTCAGACGGCACATCATTATCATTACGGACGGAGATGATGTGGCCAGACAAGTGCTGCAGCAGGTGGCCAAGGATATCGGTGGCCGGTGCATCACCAGGTCTGCCGGTAATCCTACTCCTCTTTCAGGTGAAGAGATCGTGGATCTTATTCTACAGGCCAAACAGGAGCCTGTCTTAGTCATGTTTGATGATAACGGAAAGGCGGGTTATGGTAGTGGGGAATCGGCCATGTTGCAGGTGGCGATGCATCCGTCAATTGAGGTGTTAGGCGTGATTGCCGTTGCTTCAAATACGGCCCGAACCAAATGTGCCCATGCAGATGTGGTCATTGATGCAGAGGGGCGTATTGTGGAACAAGGAGTGGATAAGGACGGGGATGTGCTGCCTTCCCGCGAGAAATGCATTTTTGGCGATACGGTAGAAACCCTTGACCAGCTGCACATTCCAATTATTGTAGGGATTGGAGATATCGGCAAAATGAAGGGGCGTGATCATATCCGCTATGGGGCCCCGGTCACACACAAAGCAGTAGAAATCATTCTGGAACGGAGTGGCTGCCATGGACAAGCTAACGGAAAAGAGAACAATTGA
- a CDS encoding spore germination protein produces MDKLTEKRTIDKSLEKNYIYMDERLDLKANYDVGCRKYKVGNRDIHVFFVNGLSDTANMTQLLRQISFVNKPLTNEGAFKTLFEETLANVQVEVVESIDDCIDQLLSGLMVIMGEGWEKALVVDVRKYPGREPEEPDTERVVRGSRDGFTENIIHNTAIVRRRIRDERLRMEMHQVGERSKTDICISYIKDIANPRLVEELRQQLEKIDVDGIPMGEKAIEEFVIKQGYNPFPKVRFTERPDVAAAHLYEGHVLIMVDTSPAVIILPTTYFHHLQHAEEFRQTPFIGLYVRWIRFIGILSAIFLLPLYTLFVMEPALLPEKLKFIGPQKDNYALPIFLQFLIAELGIDMMRMAAIHTPTPLATAMGLVAAILIGEIAIQVGLFVPEVILYLAVAAIGTFATPSYEVSMANKMIRLGLLLLVVLFKVPGFVIGVTVTLVALSMMKSLRTPYLWPFIPFNLKAFATVILRLTSSMTKTRPSIVHPLNKRKQPGR; encoded by the coding sequence ATGGACAAGCTAACGGAAAAGAGAACAATTGACAAGTCGCTGGAAAAAAACTATATATATATGGATGAGCGTCTAGACTTAAAGGCCAATTATGACGTAGGATGTCGTAAGTATAAGGTGGGAAACCGGGATATTCATGTCTTTTTTGTTAACGGCTTAAGTGATACAGCCAATATGACCCAGCTATTGCGCCAAATTTCTTTTGTAAATAAACCACTGACCAACGAAGGGGCTTTTAAAACGCTGTTTGAAGAAACATTGGCCAATGTCCAGGTTGAAGTGGTAGAGAGTATAGATGATTGTATTGATCAATTGCTGTCCGGATTAATGGTGATCATGGGAGAGGGATGGGAGAAGGCGCTGGTGGTGGATGTGCGCAAATACCCGGGCCGGGAACCGGAAGAACCGGATACGGAACGGGTAGTGCGAGGTTCCCGGGATGGATTTACGGAAAATATTATTCACAATACGGCCATTGTCCGCAGACGCATTCGAGATGAACGCCTGAGGATGGAGATGCATCAGGTTGGGGAACGTTCCAAAACAGATATTTGTATTTCTTATATTAAAGACATTGCCAATCCCCGCTTGGTGGAGGAGCTAAGACAACAGTTAGAAAAAATTGATGTGGACGGCATTCCCATGGGGGAGAAGGCCATTGAGGAGTTTGTGATTAAACAGGGATACAATCCTTTTCCAAAGGTTCGTTTTACTGAACGGCCCGATGTGGCTGCTGCCCATCTCTATGAAGGTCACGTTCTGATCATGGTGGATACCTCTCCAGCCGTGATTATCCTGCCCACTACTTATTTTCACCATTTGCAACATGCGGAGGAATTCCGCCAAACTCCTTTTATCGGGTTGTATGTACGCTGGATCCGCTTTATCGGCATACTGTCAGCCATCTTTCTCCTGCCTTTATACACATTGTTTGTCATGGAACCAGCGCTTCTGCCGGAGAAATTAAAATTCATCGGTCCTCAGAAAGATAACTACGCCTTGCCCATCTTTCTGCAATTTCTAATCGCCGAGTTGGGCATTGATATGATGCGCATGGCCGCGATCCATACGCCTACACCGCTGGCCACGGCGATGGGTTTGGTGGCCGCCATTTTGATTGGTGAAATTGCCATTCAGGTGGGCTTGTTTGTGCCAGAGGTGATTTTGTACTTGGCTGTGGCAGCCATTGGCACATTTGCCACGCCTTCCTATGAGGTCAGTATGGCCAATAAAATGATTCGGCTGGGCTTGCTGCTTCTGGTTGTCCTGTTTAAGGTGCCCGGTTTTGTGATTGGGGTAACGGTGACGCTTGTTGCTCTCAGCATGATGAAATCATTGCGCACCCCTTACTTGTGGCCGTTTATCCCCTTTAATCTGAAAGCCTTTGCCACCGTTATTTTGCGTTTGACCTCCTCCATGACCAAAACCAGGCCGAGCATTGTTCATCCCCTGAATAAGCGGAAACAGCCCGGCCGGTAA
- the lysA gene encoding diaminopimelate decarboxylase, whose product MVLYGTSRINERGHLEIGGCDVVELAEAYGTPLMIYDEVLIRRQCRAFVQAFQDKGMKAQVAYASKAFSSVAMCQLIEEEGLSLDVVSGGELYTALKAGFPPERIHFHGNNKSPEELNMALEAGIGCFVVDNFTELAMLHTLAEARKQQVKILLRITPGVEAHTHDYIATGQEDSKFGFDLNSGQALQALKQAVNQPYYHVLGLHAHIGSQIFDTKAFQLVIQRLAGFVQEAGNELGWPLSVLNLGGGFGIRYTREDTPLSPQEYVYALCDGVKQEWQAINQPLPEVWIEPGRSIVGEAGTTVYTIGAHKEVPGVRQYISVDGGMSDNLRVALYQAKYEACLANRMTAERSEVYTVAGKLCETGDILIWDLPLPPVKQGDLLAVFCTGAYGYSMANNYNRIPRPAVVMTRDSEAHLIIQRESYEDLLRLDVPLVSKVTQK is encoded by the coding sequence ATGGTGCTCTACGGAACAAGTCGTATAAACGAAAGAGGCCACCTGGAGATTGGCGGATGCGATGTGGTGGAGCTTGCTGAAGCGTACGGAACTCCGCTGATGATCTATGATGAAGTATTAATCCGCCGTCAATGCCGGGCTTTTGTCCAAGCTTTCCAAGATAAAGGGATGAAAGCGCAAGTGGCTTATGCCAGTAAAGCGTTTAGCAGTGTGGCCATGTGTCAATTAATAGAAGAAGAGGGACTGTCATTGGATGTTGTATCCGGGGGAGAACTGTATACGGCCCTGAAGGCTGGGTTTCCTCCCGAGCGAATTCATTTTCATGGCAATAATAAATCGCCGGAAGAGCTGAATATGGCCTTGGAGGCCGGAATTGGCTGTTTTGTCGTAGATAACTTTACCGAGCTGGCCATGTTGCATACTTTGGCTGAAGCGCGCAAGCAGCAGGTGAAGATCTTGCTGCGCATCACCCCCGGTGTAGAAGCCCACACCCATGATTACATTGCCACAGGGCAGGAAGATTCTAAGTTTGGGTTTGATCTGAACAGCGGGCAGGCACTACAGGCCCTCAAACAAGCTGTAAACCAGCCTTATTACCATGTTCTTGGCTTACATGCTCATATTGGCTCCCAAATTTTTGACACCAAAGCATTCCAATTAGTGATTCAGCGTTTGGCCGGGTTTGTGCAGGAAGCCGGAAACGAGCTTGGCTGGCCATTGTCTGTGCTTAACTTGGGAGGAGGCTTTGGCATTCGTTATACCAGGGAAGATACCCCTCTTTCTCCCCAAGAATATGTGTATGCGCTGTGTGACGGTGTTAAGCAAGAATGGCAGGCCATCAATCAACCGTTGCCTGAGGTATGGATCGAGCCGGGACGCAGCATTGTGGGTGAGGCAGGAACCACCGTGTATACTATTGGCGCTCATAAAGAGGTTCCCGGAGTACGTCAATACATCTCTGTAGACGGGGGAATGAGTGACAACTTGCGCGTCGCTTTGTACCAGGCCAAGTATGAGGCTTGTCTGGCCAACCGGATGACAGCGGAAAGAAGTGAAGTGTACACGGTTGCTGGCAAATTGTGTGAAACAGGAGATATTTTGATTTGGGATCTTCCTTTGCCACCTGTAAAACAAGGTGATTTGCTGGCCGTCTTTTGCACAGGCGCGTACGGCTACTCCATGGCCAACAATTACAACCGAATCCCCCGCCCGGCTGTCGTCATGACCAGAGATAGCGAGGCGCATCTCATTATTCAGCGGGAAAGCTATGAAGATCTGCTCAGACTTGATGTTCCTCTTGTGTCCAAAGTTACACAAAAGTAA
- a CDS encoding peptidylprolyl isomerase, protein MASYATIMMDNGAEIELELFDEDAPGTVANFVKLAKEGFYDGLTFHRVIPGFVAQGGCPRGDGTGGPGYTIKCEINPNKHQRGSVAMAHAGRDTGGSQFYICYQPQPHLDGHHTVFGQVKSGMEHVDQFEGHDRIKTIKVRESESETV, encoded by the coding sequence ATGGCAAGTTATGCCACTATTATGATGGACAATGGTGCTGAAATTGAACTGGAGCTGTTTGACGAGGATGCTCCGGGCACGGTGGCCAATTTTGTGAAGTTGGCCAAAGAAGGATTTTATGACGGACTCACTTTTCACAGGGTGATTCCCGGTTTTGTCGCTCAAGGCGGATGCCCTCGCGGTGATGGCACCGGCGGGCCAGGTTATACCATTAAATGTGAGATCAACCCTAATAAGCATCAACGGGGTTCAGTTGCCATGGCTCATGCCGGACGTGATACCGGAGGCAGTCAGTTCTATATCTGTTACCAGCCCCAACCCCACCTGGACGGCCACCATACTGTGTTTGGCCAAGTGAAGAGCGGCATGGAACATGTGGACCAATTTGAAGGACATGACCGCATCAAAACCATTAAAGTGCGGGAAAGCGAATCAGAAACGGTTTAA
- a CDS encoding gamma-glutamyltransferase, whose amino-acid sequence MNYKSIRKLIISLLIVALVFTAVSTGDFSDRLHFQVLNGTASAHDNTDSEEAYEVTGKNYGVSAVHPLAVEVGMDILEQGGNAVDAAVAVSYALTVVEKQNIRGLKPCFSLTFFIRTR is encoded by the coding sequence ATGAATTACAAAAGTATCAGAAAGTTGATCATTAGTTTACTGATCGTGGCGCTGGTCTTCACTGCCGTTTCTACCGGGGATTTTAGTGACAGATTGCATTTTCAAGTGTTGAACGGTACAGCCAGCGCCCATGATAACACGGATTCGGAAGAAGCGTACGAGGTCACAGGAAAAAACTACGGAGTCAGTGCCGTTCATCCCTTAGCCGTTGAAGTGGGCATGGACATTTTGGAACAGGGAGGAAATGCGGTCGATGCAGCAGTGGCCGTTTCCTATGCCTTAACCGTCGTTGAGAAGCAGAACATACGGGGACTGAAACCTTGTTTTTCATTGACATTTTTCATCAGAACGAGATAA
- the ribD gene encoding bifunctional diaminohydroxyphosphoribosylaminopyrimidine deaminase/5-amino-6-(5-phosphoribosylamino)uracil reductase RibD — MKLALRLAEATSGQTSPNPVVGAVIVKDFEIVGLGAHLKAGEAHAEVHALAMAGEKAQGATLYVTLEPCSHHGTTPPCADAVIEAGIRRVVIAATDPNPLVSGRGVEKLKAAGLAVEVGLFREEAERLNEIFNYYIVHKRPFVTLKTATTLDGKIATVTGESQWITGEEARADVHRLRHQYDAILVGVNTVLRDNPRLTTRIAGQPGRHPVRVVLDSKLRTPLDAHVARTEEVPTWIFTTDQAPKEHVQALQAQGVKVIKVSSGSRVDVEQVLAYLGEQRIASVLVEGGGEVNASFLQGGFVNKVVAYLSPKLIGGNEAPGAFRGQGVLSLAQSLALKDVRVEPLGEDIKVIGYLK, encoded by the coding sequence ATGAAGCTGGCCTTGAGGTTGGCCGAAGCAACAAGCGGGCAAACGTCTCCCAACCCGGTTGTAGGAGCGGTGATTGTCAAAGACTTTGAGATTGTAGGCCTGGGAGCCCATCTTAAGGCCGGGGAGGCACATGCTGAAGTCCATGCCTTGGCCATGGCCGGAGAAAAAGCACAAGGAGCCACTCTGTATGTTACACTTGAGCCTTGCAGCCACCATGGCACGACTCCGCCCTGTGCCGATGCTGTGATTGAGGCGGGGATCAGGCGGGTGGTCATTGCGGCTACCGATCCCAATCCTCTGGTCAGCGGTCGGGGTGTGGAAAAGCTGAAAGCTGCTGGCTTGGCAGTCGAAGTGGGTTTGTTTAGAGAGGAAGCCGAACGGTTAAATGAAATTTTTAATTACTATATCGTCCACAAGAGGCCGTTTGTCACGTTAAAAACAGCCACCACCCTTGACGGCAAGATTGCCACGGTGACTGGCGAGAGCCAGTGGATTACAGGTGAAGAAGCACGGGCCGATGTCCATCGTTTGCGCCATCAGTATGATGCCATTTTGGTCGGGGTGAATACTGTCCTGCGTGACAATCCCCGCTTGACAACCCGCATTGCCGGGCAGCCTGGGCGGCACCCTGTGCGAGTTGTACTAGACTCCAAGTTAAGAACACCGCTTGATGCCCATGTTGCTCGGACGGAGGAAGTACCCACCTGGATTTTTACAACGGACCAGGCCCCAAAAGAGCATGTGCAAGCATTACAGGCGCAAGGGGTGAAGGTAATCAAAGTCTCTTCCGGCTCACGAGTGGATGTGGAACAGGTCCTGGCTTATTTGGGAGAGCAGCGCATTGCCTCAGTTCTGGTTGAAGGCGGGGGAGAGGTGAACGCTTCGTTTCTCCAAGGCGGCTTTGTTAACAAGGTTGTCGCCTATTTATCGCCCAAGCTGATTGGCGGTAACGAAGCACCCGGTGCTTTTCGCGGTCAAGGGGTACTGTCTTTGGCTCAGAGCCTGGCCCTAAAAGATGTCAGAGTGGAACCCCTGGGAGAGGATATAAAGGTGATCGGTTACCTTAAGTGA
- the ribE gene encoding riboflavin synthase produces MFTGIVEEIGTIKAVNKGPDCSQLVIGAKKILEDVNTGDSIAVNGVCLTVTAYNRDSFQVDVMPETLKATSLRNVKSGSKVNLERAMQANGRFGGHIVSGHVDGTGMITKIEPHSNAVYFSVKTPPELMKYLVPKGSITVDGISLTVVEVGETHFSVSIIPHTLSETILHTKQVGDIVNLECDMLAKYLERLLAVRGTSAGGSGDASEKKGLTRETLERNGYL; encoded by the coding sequence ATGTTTACAGGAATTGTGGAGGAGATAGGAACGATCAAAGCTGTTAACAAAGGGCCTGACTGCTCTCAGCTGGTGATCGGTGCGAAGAAAATTTTGGAGGATGTCAATACTGGGGACAGCATCGCGGTAAACGGGGTGTGTCTCACTGTGACGGCTTATAACCGGGACAGCTTTCAAGTGGATGTGATGCCTGAAACATTAAAGGCAACCAGTTTGCGTAACGTGAAAAGCGGGAGCAAGGTGAACCTTGAGCGGGCCATGCAGGCCAATGGGCGTTTTGGCGGCCACATTGTCTCCGGTCATGTGGACGGTACAGGCATGATTACTAAGATTGAGCCTCACAGTAATGCCGTTTATTTTTCTGTTAAAACCCCGCCTGAGCTCATGAAATACCTTGTGCCCAAAGGATCCATCACCGTTGACGGCATCAGCTTGACGGTAGTGGAAGTGGGAGAGACCCATTTTTCGGTCTCCATTATTCCCCACACCTTGTCTGAAACCATCCTGCATACAAAGCAAGTAGGCGATATTGTGAACCTGGAATGTGACATGTTAGCCAAATACTTGGAGCGCTTGCTGGCGGTGCGCGGCACCTCTGCCGGTGGGAGTGGCGATGCTAGTGAGAAAAAGGGATTGACAAGGGAAACACTGGAACGAAACGGGTATCTTTAG
- a CDS encoding bifunctional 3,4-dihydroxy-2-butanone-4-phosphate synthase/GTP cyclohydrolase II, translating into MFDSIEEAIYELMQGHVIIVVDDEDRENEGDFVALAEKCTPEIINFMITHGRGLVCVPLTEQRARELDLHPMVDWNTDPHGTAFTVSVDYKTTTTGISAHERSDTIQALIDPQVKKTDFKRPGHIFPLIAKEGGVLRRAGHTEAAVDLARMCGAYPAGIICEIMNEDGTMARVPQLRKIADKFDLKLITIKDLIKYRNKKDTLIKREVEVDLPTEYGKFKVMAYSNVVDNKEHLALVKGTIDPDKPTLVRVHSECLTGDVFGSYRCDCGPQLHAALKQIEAEGNGVLLYMRQEGRGIGLINKLKAYTLQDKGLDTVEANEKLGFAPDLRDYGIGAQILKDVGVRKMRLLTNNPRKITGLEGYDLEVVERVPIQTEIHQENRRYLQAKKSKLGHLLHMD; encoded by the coding sequence ATGTTTGATTCAATTGAAGAAGCCATTTATGAGCTGATGCAAGGGCACGTGATTATTGTTGTTGATGATGAAGACCGTGAAAACGAAGGGGATTTTGTGGCCTTGGCTGAAAAATGCACCCCTGAAATTATTAATTTTATGATTACCCATGGGCGGGGGCTTGTCTGTGTCCCGTTAACTGAGCAGCGGGCCAGAGAGCTGGACTTGCATCCTATGGTAGACTGGAACACGGATCCCCATGGCACTGCTTTTACCGTTTCCGTCGATTATAAAACAACCACCACAGGCATCTCGGCTCATGAACGTTCTGATACCATACAGGCGCTCATAGATCCCCAAGTGAAAAAAACAGACTTTAAACGTCCCGGCCATATCTTTCCTCTGATTGCCAAGGAAGGCGGGGTGTTGCGGCGGGCCGGCCATACGGAAGCCGCAGTGGACCTGGCCCGGATGTGCGGGGCCTATCCCGCCGGCATCATTTGTGAGATTATGAATGAAGACGGAACCATGGCCCGGGTGCCCCAGCTGCGCAAAATTGCCGACAAATTTGACTTGAAATTGATCACCATTAAGGATTTAATCAAATATCGGAACAAAAAAGATACATTAATCAAACGGGAAGTGGAAGTTGATCTTCCCACCGAGTATGGCAAGTTTAAGGTGATGGCTTACAGCAATGTGGTGGACAACAAAGAACACCTTGCCTTGGTGAAAGGAACGATTGACCCGGACAAACCTACTTTGGTCCGGGTGCACTCCGAATGTTTAACCGGGGATGTATTTGGCTCTTACCGCTGTGATTGCGGTCCCCAACTGCATGCTGCCCTGAAGCAGATTGAAGCAGAAGGCAACGGCGTTCTTTTGTATATGCGCCAGGAGGGACGGGGCATCGGCCTGATCAACAAATTGAAAGCTTATACTCTGCAAGACAAAGGGTTGGATACGGTGGAGGCTAATGAGAAACTAGGTTTTGCCCCGGATTTGAGAGATTACGGCATTGGCGCCCAAATCTTAAAAGATGTGGGAGTGCGCAAAATGCGTCTGTTAACTAATAATCCCCGTAAAATCACAGGGTTGGAAGGATATGACCTTGAGGTTGTCGAAAGAGTACCTATCCAGACTGAAATTCATCAGGAAAACCGCAGATATTTACAGGCCAAAAAATCAAAGCTGGGCCATTTACTGCACATGGACTAA
- the ribH gene encoding 6,7-dimethyl-8-ribityllumazine synthase: MGQTFEGHLVGTGLKVGIVVGRFNEFITHKLLGGAQDALIRHGVDKEVIDVAWVPGAFEIPLAAKRMAETGEYDAIVALGCVIRGSTPHFDYVCSEVSKGVSRLNLDLDLPVIFGVITADTIEQAVERAGTKAGNKGWEAAVTAIEMANLLQQLKR; the protein is encoded by the coding sequence ATGGGACAAACCTTTGAAGGGCATTTAGTCGGAACTGGTTTGAAAGTGGGGATTGTTGTCGGACGGTTCAATGAATTTATTACTCATAAATTGCTGGGAGGCGCACAGGATGCCCTGATCAGACACGGGGTGGACAAAGAGGTGATCGATGTGGCCTGGGTGCCGGGGGCTTTTGAAATTCCCCTGGCTGCCAAGCGTATGGCTGAAACAGGGGAGTATGATGCCATTGTGGCCCTGGGATGTGTCATTCGCGGCTCCACCCCCCATTTTGACTATGTCTGCAGTGAAGTATCCAAAGGTGTTTCCCGCCTCAATCTGGACCTGGACCTCCCCGTTATCTTCGGGGTGATCACCGCCGACACCATTGAACAAGCCGTAGAACGGGCCGGTACAAAAGCTGGCAACAAAGGCTGGGAAGCTGCTGTGACCGCCATTGAGATGGCCAATTTACTGCAACAATTGAAGCGTTAA